The bacterium genomic interval CGAGATCTCCCCGAGGCAGGCGTCGCACTTCTCCACGTGGAATCGCACGTCGCGGAGTCGGCCGTCCTGGATGACGCCGTTCGACCGGTCGTGGACGTAGTGGGCCAGGGCGCGGGTGTTGAGCAGCTTGACGGCGTCGTCGAGCTCCTCGCGCGTGTAGTGCGAGTTCGCGACGAACTCGTCGACGCGGAGCTGGGCGTGACTTCGCAGGACCTTCCAGATCGAGAGGATGCGTCGCTCCCGCGCGCGGATCCGACGACCGGCCCAGAGACACGCGATGGGCGGACACACCGCCATCGTGAAATGGAAGCCGTGATCCCACGCGAGTCGGACGACCGCTTCCTCGCCTCCGTCTCCGAGCGCGACCATCGCCACCGCCGCCGAGACGACGAACACGCCCGCGAGTCCGATCCCACCCACGCGGATCAGGACGTCGTCCAGCTTGTACAGGTTCGTCGACTCGGGCGTCATGCCCGGCTCATCGGCCGAGCGGCGAGACCGCCTGAGCCAACGCCCGAGACGACGTTGCGCGGATCTTGCGTCTCGGCGGCAAGCGCTACCTGAGCGCGTAGATCTCGTAGCTCAGCACGAGCCGCGCCGCGTCGAAGCCACCCTTGCCGACGACCTGCGTGGCGTTCAGCCAGGCGTAGCGGTCGTCGTCGGTCTCGATCCTTCCCGCCAGGTACACGGGATTCTCGCCGGGGGTCGGCTGGCCGGTGGCTTCTCGGGCGACGGAATCGATCTGGAATCGCGCCCGGTACTCGAGGAAGAGCTGGGCGGGCTCGTCGTCCGTGGTCTCGAAGAACGCGCGAATCTGCGGCTCCGCGACGTGCTCGGTCGCGAGATAGCTCCCGTTCGCCCAGCGGGACTCCGCCTCGACGACCGGTCCGGTCCAGACGACCTTCTCGAAGTGGGTGACCGAACGCGTGCCGCGGGGCCCCCGCCCGATCGACCAGGACGCGGTCGCATGGATGTCGAGGCGACCGAGCGGCTCGAGCGCCAGGGCCATCAGCGGCCTCCGCCGGCGCCGTAGCCGCAGGTCATGCCGCCGTCGATCACGAGCTCGGCGCCGGTGATGTAGGCGGCCTCCTCACTCGCCAGGAAGAGGGAGGTCGGGGCGATGTCCTCGGAACGACCGATGCGCGGGACCGGCAGGTGGGCGTGCCCCGCATCGAGCATCTCCTGGGTGACGTCGGTGCCGTCGGGAACCGCGTCCCGGATCAGCGGCGTGTCGACGCCGCCGGGATGGATCGAGTTGACGCGGACGCCGAGCGCTCCCAGCTCGAGCGCCGCCGTCTTGGTCAAGCCCCGCAGGCCGAACTTGCTGGCGGTGTAGCCCGGGGTGCCCGCGCGACCCATGATCCCCTGGATCGAGGAGACGTTGACGATCGCGCCGCCTCCCGTTTCGCCCATGACGGGCGCTGCGACCTTCATGCCCAGGAACGGCCCGACGAGATTGACGTCGAGGACGCCACGGAACTCGTCGACGCTGCAGTCGACGACGGGGGTGCTCTGCATGATCCCGGCGTTGTTGATCAACACGTCGAGGCGGCCGAACCGCTCGACCGCGAGCGCCACGATCCGTCCCCAATCGTCCTCGCTCGTGACGTCGTGGCGGGCGAAGCAGGCGGCGGCCCCCAGCTCCCCGGCCACGGCCTCCCCCTCGTCTTCGAGGAGGTCGGTCAGGACGACCTTCGCCCCCTCGGAAACGAAGAGGCGGGCCGTCGCGGCGCCCTGTCCGCGGGCCGCGCCCGTCACGATCGCGACCTTGCCGTCGAGTCGGCCCATGGCGGGTTCCTCCTTCTTCGGCCGGCGTTATGCCGTGCGCTTTCCGGTTTCGAAGGAGGAGAGATCGTCCTTGTCGACCCGCTCCTTGTAGACGGCGAAGCCGTGGGGCCACTGGGTGACGATTCGACCGTCCGCGGCGCGGTAGTAGTCGTTCGCGCCAGACTGCCAGACGACGACCTGCTCGAGCTCCGACTGGAGCGTCGCGTTGTACGCGTCCATCACGTCGCGTCGGACGTCGATCCAGTCGACGCCCGCGCGATCGGCCTCGGCGATCATGCGGATCGTATAGTCGACCTGGAACTCGAGCATCAGGATGATCGAGTTGCCGCCGTTGGTGTTCGGCCCGTAGAGCTGGAAGAGATTCGGGAAGCCGCTGGTCGTGACCCCGAAGTAGGCTTCCGGCCCGTTCTGCCACGCCTCCTGGATGGTCCGCCCGTCGCGGCCCTCGACGTCGATCGCGCTCACGTACTTCTGGGTATCGAAGCCGGTCGCGAAGATGATCGTGTCGACCTCGCGTTCGGTCCCGTCGCCGCTGACCACGCCCTTCGGCGTGATCTCCCGGACGCCGTCGGTCACGAGCTCGACGTGGTCCTCGTTGAAGGTCTTCAGGTACTTGTTCGAGGCGAGCGGCCGCTTCGCGCCGAAGGGATGGTCCGGGGTGAGCTTCGCGCGGAGCTCCGGATCCTCGACCATGAGCAGCGCCTCGCGGCCCATGTCCTCCGCCGCCTGGAAGAAGCCCGGCTCGAGATAGGTGAGAGACTGCTCGACCACGTTGAAGAGGTTCTGGCGACCCTCTTCGAGGACCTCGGGCTGGTCGCGGAAGGTGGCCTTCTGCTCCTCGGTGTAGGGATCGTTCTGCTTGGGCAGGACCCAGTTCGGTGTCCGCTGGAAGACGTGGAGCTTCGAAAGTCCCGAGGCGATCTCCGGAATGAACTGCACCGCGCTCGCCGCGCTGCCGATCACGGCGACGCGCTCGCCTTCGAGATCGTGGTCGTGGTTCCAGGCGGCCGAGTGGAAAGTCGTGCCTTCGAAGCGGTCCAGGCCCGGGATGTCGGGCCAGGAGAGGGGGCCGAACATGCCGACGGCACTGATCACGAACTGGGAGACGACCTCGCTCCCGTCGTCGAAGCGGACC includes:
- a CDS encoding DUF3237 domain-containing protein — protein: MALALEPLGRLDIHATASWSIGRGPRGTRSVTHFEKVVWTGPVVEAESRWANGSYLATEHVAEPQIRAFFETTDDEPAQLFLEYRARFQIDSVAREATGQPTPGENPVYLAGRIETDDDRYAWLNATQVVGKGGFDAARLVLSYEIYALR
- a CDS encoding glucose 1-dehydrogenase; translated protein: MGRLDGKVAIVTGAARGQGAATARLFVSEGAKVVLTDLLEDEGEAVAGELGAAACFARHDVTSEDDWGRIVALAVERFGRLDVLINNAGIMQSTPVVDCSVDEFRGVLDVNLVGPFLGMKVAAPVMGETGGGAIVNVSSIQGIMGRAGTPGYTASKFGLRGLTKTAALELGALGVRVNSIHPGGVDTPLIRDAVPDGTDVTQEMLDAGHAHLPVPRIGRSEDIAPTSLFLASEEAAYITGAELVIDGGMTCGYGAGGGR
- a CDS encoding NAD(P)/FAD-dependent oxidoreductase, whose protein sequence is MSQSTTTRFTIIGAGAGGLCAGIKLKESGQDDFLIFDKEPRVGGTWQRNTYPGLECDIASPLYCFSFAPNPDWSGPFPPQPEIREYIEGVAKDHGLEPHLRLGVGAVSATWDEASARWTVRFDDGSEVVSQFVISAVGMFGPLSWPDIPGLDRFEGTTFHSAAWNHDHDLEGERVAVIGSAASAVQFIPEIASGLSKLHVFQRTPNWVLPKQNDPYTEEQKATFRDQPEVLEEGRQNLFNVVEQSLTYLEPGFFQAAEDMGREALLMVEDPELRAKLTPDHPFGAKRPLASNKYLKTFNEDHVELVTDGVREITPKGVVSGDGTEREVDTIIFATGFDTQKYVSAIDVEGRDGRTIQEAWQNGPEAYFGVTTSGFPNLFQLYGPNTNGGNSIILMLEFQVDYTIRMIAEADRAGVDWIDVRRDVMDAYNATLQSELEQVVVWQSGANDYYRAADGRIVTQWPHGFAVYKERVDKDDLSSFETGKRTA